A stretch of Streptomyces vietnamensis DNA encodes these proteins:
- the araA gene encoding L-arabinose isomerase — MTLAQPDREIWFLTGSQSLYGDDTLAQVADQSRAICDTLAGQPQMTVRLVWKPVLTDAAAIRAVCLEANADDRCIGLIAWMHTFSPAKMWIAGLDALSKPLLHLHTQANRQLPWSTIDMDFMNLNQAAHGDREFGFVQTRLGVPRKTVAGHVSTPDVVDRIAGWARAAVGRSELTTLKLARFGDNMRDVAVTEGDKVEAQLRFGVSVNTYGVNDLVAAVDATPDDTVNALVKEYQDLYALAPELRPGGERHESLRYAARIEAGLRTFLTEGGFRAFTTNFEDLGGLRQLPGLAVQRLMADGYGFGGEGDWKTSTLLRTLKAMAHGLPGGTSFMEDYTYDLTPGQELILGAHMLEVCPSLTTATPACEIHPLGIGGREDPVRLVFDADPGPAVVVGLADMGDRFRLVANHIDVVAPPEPLPRLPVARAVWRPRPDLRTSTEAWLTAGAPHHTVLTTALGGEELEDLAEMLRTELAVIDEDTTIRRFTRELRWNQAYHRLAQSL; from the coding sequence ATGACGCTCGCCCAGCCCGACCGCGAGATCTGGTTTCTCACCGGCAGTCAGTCCCTCTACGGCGACGACACCCTGGCCCAGGTCGCCGACCAGTCCCGCGCCATCTGCGACACCCTCGCCGGCCAGCCCCAGATGACCGTCCGCCTGGTGTGGAAGCCGGTCCTCACCGACGCGGCCGCCATCCGCGCGGTCTGCCTGGAGGCCAACGCCGACGACCGCTGCATCGGCCTGATCGCCTGGATGCACACCTTCTCGCCGGCCAAGATGTGGATCGCCGGCCTCGACGCCCTGAGCAAGCCCTTGCTGCACCTGCACACCCAGGCCAACCGCCAACTGCCCTGGTCCACCATCGACATGGACTTCATGAACCTGAACCAGGCCGCCCACGGCGACCGCGAGTTCGGCTTCGTCCAGACCCGCCTCGGCGTCCCGCGCAAGACCGTGGCCGGCCACGTCTCCACCCCCGACGTCGTCGACCGCATCGCCGGATGGGCCCGCGCGGCCGTCGGCCGATCCGAACTCACCACCCTCAAACTCGCCCGGTTCGGCGACAACATGCGCGACGTCGCCGTCACCGAAGGCGACAAGGTCGAGGCACAGCTGCGGTTCGGGGTCTCGGTCAACACGTACGGCGTCAACGACCTCGTCGCCGCGGTCGACGCCACCCCCGACGACACCGTCAACGCCCTCGTCAAGGAGTACCAGGACCTCTACGCCCTCGCGCCCGAGCTGCGGCCCGGCGGCGAGCGCCACGAATCCCTGCGCTACGCCGCCCGCATCGAAGCCGGCCTGCGCACCTTCCTCACCGAAGGCGGGTTCCGCGCCTTCACCACCAACTTCGAGGACCTCGGCGGCCTGCGCCAGCTGCCCGGCCTCGCCGTGCAGCGCCTGATGGCGGACGGTTACGGCTTCGGCGGCGAAGGAGACTGGAAGACCTCCACCCTGCTGCGCACACTGAAGGCGATGGCCCACGGCCTGCCCGGCGGCACCTCCTTCATGGAGGACTACACCTACGACCTCACGCCCGGTCAGGAACTCATCCTCGGCGCCCACATGCTCGAGGTCTGCCCCTCGCTCACGACGGCGACGCCCGCCTGCGAGATCCACCCGCTCGGCATCGGCGGACGCGAAGACCCGGTCCGCCTCGTCTTCGACGCGGACCCCGGTCCGGCCGTCGTCGTCGGTCTCGCCGACATGGGAGACCGGTTCCGCCTCGTCGCCAACCACATCGACGTCGTCGCCCCGCCCGAGCCGCTTCCCCGGCTCCCCGTCGCCCGCGCCGTCTGGCGCCCCCGCCCCGACCTCCGTACCTCGACCGAGGCCTGGCTGACGGCCGGAGCACCGCACCACACCGTCCTGACCACCGCTCTCGGCGGCGAGGAGCTCGAAGACCTCGCCGAGATGCTCCGGACCGAACTCGCCGTCATCGACGAGGACACCACCATCCGGCGCTTCACGCGCGAGCTGCGCTGGAACCAGGCCTACCACCGTCTGGCCCAGAGCCTGTGA
- the araD gene encoding L-ribulose-5-phosphate 4-epimerase AraD translates to MSTTVSKELRREVLEANLRIPRAGLATLTWGNVSGVDREAGVFVIKPSGVAYDVLSEEDLVVVSLADGSVVDGHLRPSTDTETHRSLYLAFPSIGGVTHTHSTHAVAFAQARRPIPVLGTTHADTFNGPVPVTAALTPQQCATDYEYNTGQVIVDLLDRDDTRAREVPGALVAHHGPFTWGVDATASLEHAIICEAVAEMALHTIALGTVEPPQHVLDRHFTRKHGPDAYYGNPPSA, encoded by the coding sequence GTGAGCACGACCGTTTCCAAGGAGCTGCGCCGAGAGGTGCTGGAGGCCAACCTCCGCATCCCCCGAGCCGGCCTCGCCACCCTCACCTGGGGCAACGTGAGCGGTGTGGACCGAGAAGCCGGCGTCTTCGTCATCAAGCCTTCGGGCGTGGCCTACGACGTGCTGAGCGAGGAGGACCTGGTTGTCGTCTCCCTGGCCGACGGGAGCGTCGTGGACGGCCACCTGCGCCCGTCCACCGACACGGAGACGCACCGCAGTCTCTATCTGGCCTTCCCCTCCATCGGCGGCGTGACCCACACGCACTCCACCCACGCCGTCGCCTTCGCCCAGGCCCGTCGTCCCATACCGGTGCTCGGCACGACCCACGCGGACACGTTCAACGGTCCCGTACCCGTCACCGCGGCCCTCACCCCCCAGCAGTGCGCCACGGACTACGAGTACAACACCGGTCAGGTCATCGTGGACCTCCTCGACCGTGACGACACCCGGGCCCGGGAGGTCCCCGGCGCCCTGGTCGCCCACCACGGCCCCTTCACCTGGGGCGTCGACGCCACCGCGTCCCTGGAGCACGCCATCATCTGCGAGGCGGTGGCCGAGATGGCCCTGCACACCATCGCCCTGGGCACGGTCGAACCCCCGCAGCACGTCCTGGACCGCCACTTCACACGCAAGCACGGCCCCGACGCCTACTACGGCAACCCTCCCTCTGCCTGA
- a CDS encoding endo-1,4-beta-xylanase: MRSHAIPPPTVRRKIGGLWAALIVGVLGSATVLVAPSASHAAESTLGSAAAQSGRYFGTAIASGRLGDSAYTTIAAREFNSVTPENEMKIDATEPQQGQFNFTAGDRVYNWAVQNGKQVRGHTLAWHSQQPGWMQSLSGSTLRQAMISHINGVMAHYKGKIAQWDVVNEAFADGTSGARRDSNLQRTGNDWIEVAFRTARAADPAAKLCYNDYNVENWTWAKTQAVYAMVKDFKQRGVPIDCVGFQSHFNSDSPYNSNFRTTLQSFAALGVDVAVTELDIQGASATTYANVTNDCLAVPRCLGITVWGVRDTDSWRSGDTPLLFNGDGSKKPAYTSVLGALNGASPTPTPTPSPGSGQIKGVASGRCLDVPGAVTTDGTQVQLWDCNNRTNQQWTYTAAGELRVYGDKCLDAAGTGNGAKVQIYSCWGGDNQKWRLDSDGSIVGVQSGLCLDAAANGTANGTLIQLYSCWNGSNQHWTRT, encoded by the coding sequence ATGCGTTCACACGCCATTCCCCCGCCCACCGTCCGCCGGAAAATCGGCGGCCTCTGGGCGGCGCTGATCGTCGGCGTCCTCGGCTCCGCCACCGTGCTGGTGGCGCCGTCGGCCTCGCACGCCGCCGAGAGCACGCTCGGCAGCGCGGCGGCGCAGAGCGGTCGGTACTTCGGCACCGCCATCGCCTCGGGGAGGCTGGGCGACTCGGCGTACACGACGATCGCGGCCCGCGAGTTCAACTCGGTGACGCCCGAGAACGAGATGAAGATCGACGCCACCGAACCCCAGCAGGGCCAGTTCAACTTCACCGCCGGCGACCGCGTCTACAACTGGGCGGTGCAGAACGGCAAGCAGGTACGCGGGCACACCCTGGCCTGGCACTCCCAGCAGCCCGGCTGGATGCAGAGCCTCAGCGGCAGCACGCTGCGCCAGGCGATGATCAGCCACATCAACGGCGTGATGGCCCACTACAAGGGCAAGATCGCCCAGTGGGACGTCGTGAACGAGGCCTTCGCCGACGGCACCTCGGGCGCCCGGCGCGACTCGAACCTGCAGCGCACCGGCAACGACTGGATCGAGGTCGCCTTCCGCACCGCGCGGGCCGCCGACCCCGCCGCCAAGCTCTGCTACAACGACTACAACGTCGAGAACTGGACCTGGGCCAAGACCCAGGCCGTGTACGCCATGGTCAAGGACTTCAAGCAGCGCGGCGTGCCGATCGACTGCGTCGGCTTCCAGTCGCACTTCAACAGCGACAGCCCGTACAACAGCAACTTCCGCACCACCCTGCAGAGCTTCGCCGCCCTCGGCGTCGACGTGGCCGTCACCGAACTCGACATCCAGGGCGCCTCGGCCACGACCTACGCCAACGTGACGAACGACTGCCTGGCCGTCCCGCGCTGCCTCGGCATCACCGTGTGGGGCGTGCGCGACACCGACTCCTGGCGATCCGGGGACACGCCGCTGCTGTTCAACGGCGACGGCAGCAAGAAGCCCGCCTACACCTCCGTCCTGGGCGCCCTCAACGGCGCCTCCCCCACCCCCACTCCGACCCCCTCCCCCGGCTCCGGACAGATCAAGGGCGTCGCTTCGGGCCGCTGCCTGGACGTGCCCGGCGCCGTCACGACCGACGGCACCCAGGTCCAGCTGTGGGACTGCAACAACCGCACCAACCAGCAGTGGACCTACACCGCCGCAGGTGAGCTCAGGGTCTACGGCGACAAGTGCCTGGACGCCGCCGGCACCGGCAACGGCGCCAAGGTGCAGATCTACAGCTGCTGGGGCGGCGACAACCAGAAGTGGCGCCTCGACTCCGACGGATCCATCGTCGGCGTCCAGTCCGGCCTCTGCCTCGACGCCGCCGCCAACGGCACCGCGAACGGCACGCTGATCCAGCTCTACTCGTGCTGGAACGGCAGCAACCAGCACTGGACCCGGACCTGA